In Nymphaea colorata isolate Beijing-Zhang1983 chromosome 13, ASM883128v2, whole genome shotgun sequence, one DNA window encodes the following:
- the LOC116266898 gene encoding transcription factor RF2b-like translates to METQFSGGGAGGSLSGGNSGRETLDQMADNPRRGSHRRAHSEIAFRLPDDFLFDVDAELPFLDVPSLSEDNNSGDGLQFLALMDTEKSPEPTSVVKEEVGSGGGGGATHLRSLSMDAAFLDGLGFKAGAAENGAPTAPMPEAGWRPQHRRAGSVDGFPGPSSFPVAVESVADVKKAMPADKLAELSLIDPRRAKRILANRQSAARSKERKIRYTSELERKVQTLQTEATTLSAQLTLLQRDTNGLTVENKELKLRLQAMEQQAHLRDALNEALREEVQRLKIATGQVPPMNGNSFSRGMPQANAPFFRQNLQLHHLGRAHVQHPHLCPPMSSGEPLADQSQQKSVDFTGGSGNN, encoded by the exons ATGGAGACCCAGTTCTCCGGCGGGGGCGCCGGAGGTTCCTTATCTGGCGGAAATTCCGGCAGGGAAACCCTCGATCAGATGGCGGACAACCCACGACGGGGCTCGCACCGCCGAGCCCACTCGGAAATCGCCTTCCGACTGCCGGACGATTTCCTATTCGACGTTGACGCTGAATTACCGTTCCTTGACGTCCCATCGCTCTCTGAGGACAACAATTCCGGAGACGGGTTGCAGTTTCTGGCGCTCATGGACACCGAGAAGTCCCCGGAGCCCACGAGCGTAGTCAAGGAGGAGGTTGGATctggtggaggaggaggtgcCACACACTTGAGAAGTTTGTCTATGGACGCGGCATTCCTGGACGGCCTGGGGTTCAAGGCAGGAGCAGCGGAGAACGGGGCCCCGACAGCGCCGATGCCGGAAGCTGGGTGGAGACCGCAGCACCGGAGGGCCGGATCGGTCGATGGGTTTCCAGGGCCTTCATCGTTTCCGGTTGCGGTGGAGTCGGTGGCGGACGTGAAGAAGGCGATGCCTGCGGATAAGCTCGCCGAGCTCTCTCTAATCGATCCAAGGAGGGCTAAAAG AATTCTTGCCAACCGGCAATCTGCCGCACGGTCAAAGGAGCGAAAGATACGTTATACAAGTGAGCTAGAAAGGAAGGTACAGACACTTCAGACAGAGGCAACTACATTGTCAGCGCAGCTTACGCTGCTTCAG AGGGATACTAATGGGCTGACAGTTGAGAACAAGGAACTCAAACTACGTTTGCAAGCTATGGAGCAACAAGCACATCTTCGTGATG CCCTGAACGAAGCATTGAGGGAAGAAGTCCAACGACTAAAGATTGCAACTGGACAAGTACCACCTATGAATGGAAACAGTTTCAGCAGGGGCATGCCACAGGCGAATGCGCCATTCTTCCGTCAGAATCTGCAACTGCATCATCTAGGTCGAGCCCATGTTCAGCATCCCCATTTGTGTCCACCAATGTCAAGCGGAGAGCCTCTTGCAGATCAATCTCAGCAGAAATCCGTGGATTTCACCGGAGGATCTGGCAACAATTAA
- the LOC116267092 gene encoding adenine DNA glycosylase, which yields MTTWAAAQFECLLIDERIASCYCRKKRRSSKTRPPAHPLALSRQAPSYSMEGRERRHRTAKAKPKKEEEEVEEERVLPDIEDFSVEEVQKIRASLLRWYDTNQRVLPWRSSQPKEKDGANDEKTKEEEEIRAYAVWVSEVMLQQTRVAKVIDYYNRWMQKWPTLYHLANASQEEVNEMWAGLGYYRRARFLLEGAKSIVEKGGKFPGTVDTLRRVKGIGDYTAGAIASIAFNQAVPVVDGNVTRVVCRLKAISANPKDSATEKCLWKLAGQLVDPIRPGDFNQALMELGSTVCTRSSPACSACPISYQCRALLMSKGHDTNNKSREKGTNHILVTDYPMKVAKAKQRHNFAAVCVLQIRKESQPNLWKMDSDQDVFLLKRRPNDGLLAGLWEFPSVLLDKHETDSRLRRVALNQYLKRLLGIDVMKNCKVIMREDIGEYVHIFSHIRLHMSIEWLVLHPKCGLDSLLHGENQDSAVWKTVDGTAIRTMGLTSGVRKVYHMMEEFKQSNLQKGKREVKKRKKG from the exons ATGACCACTTGGGCTGCTGCTCAATTTGAATGTCTACTAATTGACGAGAGGATTGCTTCTTGCTATTGTAGGAAAAAGCGACGAAGTTCGAAAACCCGCCCCCCCGCGCACCCCCTGGCTCTCTCTCGTCAGGCCCCGTCGTACTCGATGGAGGGAAGGGAGAGGAGACATCGGACGGCGAAGGCGAAGCccaagaaagaggaggaggaggtcgAAGAAGAAAGGGTCCTTCCAGATATCGAGGATTTCTCTGTGGAAGAAGTCCAAAAGATCAGGGCGTCCCTGCTCAGATGGTACGATACGAACCAGAGAGTGCTGCCATGGAGGAGCAgccaaccaaaagaaaaagatggtgCCAATGATGAGAAGacgaaggaggaggaagagattCGTGCGTATGCCGTCTGGGTCTCGGAGGTGATGCTGCAGCAGACTCGAGTTGCGAAGGTCATAGACTACTACAACCGTTGGATGCAGAAATGGCCCACTCTTTATCACCTCGCCAATGCGTCTCAGGAG GAGGTAAATGAGATGTGGGCTGGATTAGGTTACTACAGGCGTGCTCGTTTTCTTCTAGAG GGAGCAAAATCAATTGTAGAAAAGGGTGGCAAGTTTCCAGGGACAGTAGACACCCTTCGGAGGGTCAAGGGAATAGGGGATTATACGGCAGGTGCCATAGCTTCCATAGCATTTAACCAG GCAGTACCTGTGGTTGATGGCAATGTGACCAGAGTTGTCTGCAGACTTAAAGCCATTTCTGCAAATCCAAAAGATTCTGCTACAGAAAAGTGTTTATG GAAACTAGCTGGGCAATTAGTTGATCCCATCAGACCTGGAGATTTTAATCAGGCACTCATGGAACTAGGATCCACTGTGTGCACAAGATCAAGCCCAGCATGTTCTGCATGTCCCATTTCTTATCAGTGCCGTGCACTTCTGATGTCAAAAGGTCATGACACAAATAATAAAAGTCGAGAAAAGGGCACTAACCACATCTTAGTTACAGATTATCCTATGAAGGTGGCTAAAGCAAAACAAAGGCACAATTTTGCTGCTGTTTGTGTTCTTCAAATTAGAAAGGAATCTCAACCTAACCTGTGGAAGATGGACAGTGACCAAGATGTTTTTCTCCTTAAAAGGAGACCCAATGATGGGCTGCTTGCAGGGCTTTGGGAATTTCCATCTGTTCTTCTGGACAAACATGAGACTGATTCAAGATTGAGGAGGGTAGCACTGAACCAGTACTTGAAAAGGTTATTGGGTATTGATGTCATGAAGAATTGCAAGGTTATTATGAGGGAGGATATTGGAGAATATGTCCACATTTTTTCCCATATTCGACTACATATGAGCATCGAGTGGCTAGTACTTCATCCGAAAT GTGGATTAGATTCTTTATTGCATGGGGAGAATCAAGATAGTGCTGTTTGGAAAACGGTAGATGGGACTGCCATCAGGACAATGGGACTAACATCCGGCGTGAGAAAG GTATACCACATGATGGAGGAATTCAAGCAAAGCAATttgcaaaaaggaaaacgagaggtgaagaaaaggaagaagggcTAG